AGTGGAAAAGATGAAGGCCCCTCCTAAAGCAGATGATGTACCAGTGATTCAACCAGAACAACTTTTGGAGGCTGATGgttttatctttggttttcctTCTCGTTTCGGTGTGATGGCAGCCCAATTCAAGGCTTTCTTTGATGCAACTGGTGAGCTATGGGCATCCCAAGCACTTGCTGGAAAACCTGCTGGAATCTTCTGGAGTACTGGTTTCCATGGAGGAGGTCAAGAACTTACTGCGTGGGttgattcttttcttttatctctgGACAGGACTTCTTTCATgttcatcattttcttttgcatgtGCAATTCTGTAGTATAGAATATGCCATTAATTTATAGAACATCCTGGATGGCTCTAGTATTTTGCAATATATGAGCTTCAACTAAAGAATAGAAGAGTAGGAAAGGCTTTTGTGCTTCATCTTGTTATCCAATTTCATAGAAAGGTTAGTTAGTTTATACCCATCTGGGAGAATCATTTCAGGTGAcaaattaagaagaaaagaagaatggAAAGACATAACAATAGCGGTTTGGGGTTATGAAGAAATGTCGCCTATGAATTTCAACAAAACTCttacaggggtatatttgatgttctgttattttctcttgtttGCAGATTAACAGCTATAACACAGTTAGCGCATCATGGTATGCTCTTTGTTCCTCTTGGTTACACATTTGGCAGTGGCATGTTCGAGATGAACGAAGTGAAAGGTGGCTCCTCTTATGGTGCTGGAACATACGCGGCAGATGGAACCCGAGAACCAACAGAGTTAGAACTCCAACAGGCTTTCCACCAGGGCAAGTATGTTGCCGAAATAGCGAAAAAGCTCAAAGGTTAGCTGCATTTGATAATGCTGTAGAAAAGTAATCCAGTTAACTATGTGCATAAGATTTAGCTGCTAAGCACTGAGTCTGTGCACAAGCACTAGAAAACAGCAAGTGTCACAAGGGTTTGTGAATTCCGCATTCCAAAAGGAGAGGATAATGataattgtaataataatgCATATGAAACAAAAACAACATCAAATAACTTAATCATCTTGAAGAAACTTTTGAGTATTTCATCTGAGAATCTGAAGCAATGAAGGTAGAGGCTGATGATGGTGGACCTCAAGGTGGTCTCTTATGTCTCCCCCATGAAGCTTCTTTGTAAAATTACTTCCAGTTTCCTAATCATGTAAACTCAGAACATGTTCTTACAATAATGGATTACtttgtatatatatcttttgcCTTCACTCATTATGCTacttgtaaaattaaaaactttattttattcttatctCCGGaactctatttttatttactttgtaaaatcttatcTTAACtggttaataaaattttattttaaatttatattattataactatGTCGTCTTGTAAAAGCAtcgaaaaaataataataaaaataaagtatatattttatttttattttattttctctttgaaTATATCACCAATGCATTGTGTCATTGACTAGTGGATGAAtaccagaaaagaaaaagactggttggtgtattttttatttttattctcaattttttttttttatggagaACCAAGAAATTTGCTTAGCAAGtgtttcttctttcttaaaaaaaataataaaattatgtaaatttaattagtgcaattaattaatatttacttaCAAGACCACTTAATAAGGAATAACCATATACCATAtcacaaaatactaaaataaaaattatgacaaGATTCAGACTTTACTtggttaaaaaataatattttttttatttattccaaaataattcattttaattttttgaattaattttaatgaattgatataaatattgtCATAGGTaattaatgtttatattttatatttttaaattgtggattttatataaaatttttattttttaatccatatgtaaatttaaaaatatatatatacatttgggaCCAGGTAGTATTGTCCTCCAAAACACAGGCTGTACAGTTAAATTAGGTTGTAGTTAAAAAAGAAACGGCGTCGTTTTTGCATGAGCAGTAAGACGAGCAATAGCAAAAGAATCAAcgatcaaaataaatataaaataaatgaaagcaGTCCCAACTAATTCCAGTTGAAGAACCAAACCAAAACCCTTCTCTCTCTGGAATCAAGAAAATGGAATCATTCTTGAGATCATGGACGGGTCAAGATCCGAACCCGGAAGATTACAAGAAGATAGAATTCTGGTCGAATCCGGAACGGGCGGGATGGCTAACAAAGCAAGGGAATTACATTAAGACATGGAGGCGGCGCTGGTTCATCTTGAAGCAAGGGAAGCTACTCTGGTTCAAGGAGAAACATGTAACCCGGCATTCAATTCCACGTGGCGTTGTTCCAGTGGGTCAGTGTTTGACTGTGAAAGGTGCGGAAGATGTGATCAACAAGCCTTTTGCTTTTGAACTCTCTACGAATCAAGAAACCATGTATTTCATAGCTGATTccgagaaagagaaagaggagTGGATCAATTCCATTGGTAGGTCTATTGTTCAACACTCTCGGTCTGTTACTGATTCTGAGGTTGTCGATTATGATAATACCAAGccttgatttttatttttcttcttcttttcttttcctttgcgGGAAGTGTATACAATAGAATAATACTATGATGTTTGTTTCTTGATGTTGTTCTGTTGGGTATGAGATACTACTGTGTTTCTGttgttattattgttgttggtATGTAATTATGGATCTGTTCTGTATTTTGGTTTCTTTAGTTTCAGGGTttatttggttaattttatgcTTCTTTTGGGGTTTTGTTGTGggattttttatgtttgttgattttaattaCTCAAATTATGTGCTTTATCATAAAGTCTCTGGATACATTGCAGTACACTGAAAATGAGGGCATTGCTAGAACTGAAGCTTGAATATTGTTCCTGTTCTAGCTTATTGGCCAGTCCTTAAAAGCTTGCCGCCACAGATTGAGTCCCAATAAGTTGATCTCTGATGGAATACGATGCCCTTGATGCATCACTTATGTCCATCCTGTCTTTGGGTGATTCAGTTGAACACTCAGCTCCTATTCTCAAGATTGACACCACGTACTCTTgcattttgtttaatttttcatgCATAACTGGCTCAGATTTCTGTTATAGTTGCAGTTGCATCATCTTCTTTGACCAGTAATGGATCTGCAAATTCGCATTAATTGTTCTGTCAATGCCATCTTTGTGAATTTATGCAGATTCAGACCATCTTTACATGTGTCATCCGTTAGTTTCCTGCCCCTTGTAAACATTTCTAGCACTAGTATCCCAAAGCCATACACATCCCTACTTGTGGTTGGTTCACTTCCCATGCCTTACTCTGCACTTTCACATGTCAGCATATTGCACCATCCAAAGTATAAGTTGTAGAATTTTCTGGGAGCAATAGTACAGTTGTGGTTGCTGCATTCCTTTAGACTAGTAAATTGTATGAGCAGgacataataatatataaggtAGAGAAAGTTACCTGGTCCATGTAACCAATTGTCCCTTTCACTCCAAAGGattgcatttgggaaaattctGGCTAATCCAAAATCTCCTAGGTGAACAACCATGTCATTGTCAATAAGAGCATTGTTTGGTTTCACATCACAATGAATTACAGGCACTTGGTATAGGTGATGGAGATAATCAAGTGCTGAATTCACATCAGTGGGAATATTTAGTCTTTGGAGAAAGCTTAATACCCTTGGTTGTCTGCATCCCTCATTTTCTCTAGGAAATATTTGCAGCCACTGGTCCAAGCACTCATTTGGCATAAACTGATAAATAAGAACTTTGAAGGAATTGCCTTAAAAAGTAATGCTGGAGCATGCAGATATGACCTTCACAGGATTCTGGCGTCTAATGTTCCTTGTAGCTTCCCCACTCTGCTATAAAGCTCTTGGAGGCACCTTTGTTCTAATGTTCCTAGGTTGAGCACCTTCACTGCAAACAGAGGATGGCTCTTTGTTTCCTCTTTTCCTTAACCAACAAAGTAGCATATAGCAAACTGCATTGAGGATCCCACAAGCTACCAGGATTAGT
The Ricinus communis isolate WT05 ecotype wild-type chromosome 1, ASM1957865v1, whole genome shotgun sequence DNA segment above includes these coding regions:
- the LOC8286433 gene encoding probable NAD(P)H dehydrogenase (quinone) FQR1-like 3 isoform X2, with protein sequence MDMWRQWHEKFSEELIRFKVLKQQFGSFNGMEQVPETLSNLIVEKMKAPPKADDVPVIQPEQLLEADGFIFGFPSRFGVMAAQFKAFFDATGELWASQALAGKPAGIFWSTGFHGGGQELTALTAITQLAHHGMLFVPLGYTFGSGMFEMNEVKGGSSYGAGTYAADGTREPTELELQQAFHQGKYVAEIAKKLKG
- the LOC8286433 gene encoding probable NAD(P)H dehydrogenase (quinone) FQR1-like 3 isoform X1 encodes the protein MSTTKVYIVYYSLYGHVETMAREVQRGANSVQGVEATIWQVPETLSNLIVEKMKAPPKADDVPVIQPEQLLEADGFIFGFPSRFGVMAAQFKAFFDATGELWASQALAGKPAGIFWSTGFHGGGQELTALTAITQLAHHGMLFVPLGYTFGSGMFEMNEVKGGSSYGAGTYAADGTREPTELELQQAFHQGKYVAEIAKKLKG
- the LOC8286434 gene encoding pleckstrin homology domain-containing protein 1 produces the protein MESFLRSWTGQDPNPEDYKKIEFWSNPERAGWLTKQGNYIKTWRRRWFILKQGKLLWFKEKHVTRHSIPRGVVPVGQCLTVKGAEDVINKPFAFELSTNQETMYFIADSEKEKEEWINSIGRSIVQHSRSVTDSEVVDYDNTKP